Proteins found in one Methylobacterium sp. CB376 genomic segment:
- a CDS encoding dihydrodipicolinate synthase family protein, which translates to MRDLHGVFPYLVSPLDAEGRVMRPVLADLVEHLIAAGVHGLTPLGSTGEFAYLTPAQKLAVVETVVEAAAGRVPVIAGVAATATAEAVSLARAVMERGADGVMATLEAYFPVPDDGIETYFTAIAAAVDGPVVLYTNPHFQRADLSLPLIRRLSRVGNIRYIKDASTNTGRLLSILSETEGRMRVFAASSHIPACVMLIGGVGWMAGPACLVPRQSVALYERARAGDWAGAMALQRDLWAVNQAFARYNLAACVKAGLALQGFAVGDPVPPQAALDEAARADLARILGAAGALA; encoded by the coding sequence ATGCGCGACCTCCACGGCGTCTTCCCCTACCTCGTCTCGCCCCTCGACGCGGAGGGCCGGGTGATGCGCCCGGTGCTGGCCGACCTCGTCGAGCACCTGATCGCGGCCGGCGTGCACGGCCTCACGCCCCTCGGCTCGACCGGCGAGTTCGCCTACCTCACCCCCGCGCAGAAGCTCGCCGTGGTCGAGACCGTGGTCGAGGCGGCGGCGGGGCGGGTGCCGGTGATCGCGGGCGTGGCCGCGACCGCGACGGCCGAGGCGGTCTCCCTCGCCCGCGCCGTGATGGAGCGCGGGGCGGACGGCGTCATGGCGACCCTGGAGGCCTATTTCCCGGTGCCCGACGACGGCATCGAGACCTATTTCACCGCCATCGCGGCGGCGGTGGACGGGCCGGTCGTGCTCTACACCAACCCGCATTTCCAGCGCGCCGACCTGTCGCTGCCGCTGATCCGGCGGCTCTCCCGGGTCGGCAACATCCGCTACATCAAGGACGCCTCGACCAATACCGGGCGGCTCCTGTCCATCCTGAGCGAGACCGAGGGGCGGATGCGGGTCTTCGCCGCCTCCTCGCACATCCCGGCCTGCGTGATGCTGATCGGGGGCGTCGGCTGGATGGCGGGGCCGGCCTGCCTGGTGCCGCGCCAGAGCGTCGCCCTCTACGAGCGGGCGCGGGCGGGCGACTGGGCCGGCGCCATGGCGCTCCAGCGCGACCTCTGGGCGGTGAACCAGGCCTTCGCGCGCTACAACCTCGCGGCCTGCGTCAAGGCCGGGCTCGCCCTGCAGGGCTTCGCGGTCGGCGACCCGGTCCCGCCCCAGGCGGCCCTGGACGAGGCGGCGCGCGCCGACCTCGCCCGCATCCTCGGGGCCGCGGGCGCCCTCGCCTGA
- a CDS encoding cell wall hydrolase, with translation MSLAAGLVVLACAPHLGGCGVLAPGFDRVATTGSLPNGKRVAAVTAADRECLARAMYFESNRSSDEGLLAVGTVVMNRLQAASYPESICGVVGQPRQFAAGVLRKPMRDQDREKVEQVADAVLAGQRHDGVGGAMFFHTAGLRFPYRNMHYVALAGGNAFYEKRPRGEREGMPSAAPSPSVQVAMARLPARPTRVARATGQTPLAELGPARNVCRVAAAEARIDRG, from the coding sequence ATGTCTCTGGCCGCCGGTCTGGTGGTTCTCGCCTGCGCGCCTCATCTGGGCGGCTGCGGCGTCCTGGCTCCCGGCTTCGACCGGGTGGCGACCACCGGCTCGCTGCCGAACGGGAAGCGCGTCGCCGCGGTGACCGCCGCCGATCGCGAGTGCCTCGCCCGCGCGATGTATTTCGAGTCCAACCGGTCGAGCGACGAGGGGCTGCTCGCGGTCGGCACGGTGGTGATGAACCGCCTGCAGGCAGCCTCCTACCCGGAATCGATCTGCGGCGTCGTCGGCCAGCCGCGCCAGTTCGCGGCCGGCGTGCTGCGCAAGCCGATGCGCGACCAGGACCGCGAGAAGGTCGAGCAGGTCGCGGACGCGGTCCTCGCCGGCCAGCGCCACGACGGCGTCGGCGGCGCGATGTTCTTCCACACCGCGGGGCTGCGCTTCCCCTACCGGAACATGCACTACGTGGCCCTGGCGGGCGGCAACGCCTTCTACGAGAAGCGCCCGCGCGGCGAGCGGGAGGGCATGCCCTCCGCCGCCCCGTCCCCCTCCGTGCAGGTGGCGATGGCCCGCCTGCCGGCCCGCCCGACCCGCGTCGCCCGCGCGACCGGTCAGACGCCGCTCGCCGAACTGGGCCCGGCCCGCAACGTCTGCCGCGTCGCCGCCGCCGAGGCGCGGATCGACCGGGGCTGA
- a CDS encoding HD family hydrolase — protein sequence MLSGRRLDLLDPSPVDIEIEDIAHGLARVARWNGQTAGPHVFSVAQHALLVEALGGGLRPEAGAAERLDLLLHDAPEYVIGDIISPFKAAIGESYKAVEARLLAAIRLRFGLSPQPAPAMQRLIKRADRLSAFLEATRLAGFSRAEALKVFGRPEPVRVPVEALLDPWPTAAAQARFLARFAALAEARGRGRAETLADEPLPDKPLPADPPPPGT from the coding sequence ATGCTGTCGGGCCGCCGCCTCGACCTCCTCGATCCCTCGCCGGTCGACATCGAGATCGAGGACATCGCCCACGGCCTCGCGCGGGTGGCGCGCTGGAACGGCCAGACCGCCGGGCCCCACGTCTTCTCGGTCGCCCAGCACGCGCTCCTGGTCGAGGCGCTGGGCGGCGGGCTCAGGCCGGAGGCGGGCGCGGCCGAGCGCCTCGACCTCCTGCTGCACGACGCGCCCGAATACGTGATCGGCGACATCATCTCGCCCTTCAAGGCGGCGATCGGCGAATCCTACAAGGCGGTCGAGGCGCGGCTGCTCGCGGCGATCCGCCTGCGCTTCGGCCTGTCCCCGCAGCCCGCCCCCGCGATGCAGCGCCTGATCAAGCGCGCCGACCGGCTCTCGGCCTTCCTCGAGGCGACGCGGCTCGCCGGCTTCTCGCGGGCCGAGGCGCTCAAGGTCTTCGGCCGGCCCGAGCCGGTGCGGGTGCCGGTCGAGGCCCTGCTCGACCCCTGGCCCACCGCCGCCGCGCAGGCGCGCTTCCTCGCCCGCTTCGCGGCGCTCGCCGAGGCGCGGGGGCGCGGCCGCGCCGAGACCCTCGCCGACGAGCCCCTCCCCGACAAGCCCCTCCCCGCCGACCCGCCTCCCCCAGGGACCTGA
- a CDS encoding tyrosine phosphatase family protein codes for MPRLHVCSLSRLAETVAESGARHVVTLINVGTPVVRPAAIAPDNHLFIGVSDITAPMDDHVLPERAHVERLIAFVRAWGREAPLVLHCYAGISRSTAAAYIAACALKPRHDEAEIARALRAASPSATPNPRLVAVADDLLGREGRMVAAIAAIGRGADAFEGTPFSLAID; via the coding sequence ATGCCCCGGCTCCACGTCTGCTCGCTGTCGCGCCTCGCCGAGACCGTGGCGGAATCCGGCGCGCGCCACGTCGTCACCCTCATCAATGTCGGCACGCCGGTGGTGCGGCCGGCCGCGATCGCTCCCGACAACCACCTCTTCATCGGCGTCAGCGACATCACCGCCCCGATGGACGACCATGTCCTGCCCGAGCGGGCCCACGTGGAGCGCCTGATCGCCTTCGTGCGGGCCTGGGGCCGCGAGGCGCCCCTGGTGCTGCACTGCTACGCCGGCATCAGCCGCTCGACGGCGGCGGCCTACATCGCCGCCTGCGCCCTCAAGCCCCGGCACGACGAGGCCGAGATCGCCCGGGCGCTGCGCGCCGCCTCCCCGTCCGCCACGCCCAATCCCCGCCTCGTCGCGGTGGCGGACGACCTGCTCGGCCGGGAGGGCCGCATGGTGGCCGCCATCGCGGCGATCGGGCGCGGGGCCGACGCCTTCGAGGGCACCCCCTTCAGCCTCGCGATCGACTGA
- the mtnA gene encoding S-methyl-5-thioribose-1-phosphate isomerase, whose protein sequence is MKIDGRPYRTIFPEPGGDAVLVIDQTRLPFAFEIRRLARAEEAAEAIRTMVVRGAPLIGVTAAYGLALGLREDPSDAGLARFGAMLAATRPTAVNLRWALDRLGATLRPLPPDIRAAQAFAEAGRIAEEDVANCRAIGQHGSRLIAEAARARGGRVTVLTHCNAGWLATVDWGTALAPIYAAHDAGVPVHVLVDETRPRNQGAALTAFELHAHGVPHTVIADNAGGHLMQHGQVDLCIVGSDRTTATGDVCNKIGTYLKALAAHDNRVPFYAALPVSTIDWTLRDGVAEIPIEERDAREVTHLTGRTADGGFATVQVVSPGSPVANPAFDVTPARLVTGLITERGVTEASAEGLLRLYPERRAAA, encoded by the coding sequence ATGAAGATCGACGGCCGCCCCTATCGCACCATCTTTCCCGAGCCGGGCGGCGACGCCGTCCTGGTGATCGACCAGACCCGGCTCCCCTTCGCCTTCGAGATCCGCCGCCTCGCCCGGGCCGAGGAGGCGGCGGAGGCCATCCGCACCATGGTGGTGCGCGGGGCGCCGCTGATCGGCGTCACCGCCGCCTACGGGCTCGCCCTCGGGCTGCGCGAGGACCCCTCCGATGCGGGGCTGGCGCGGTTCGGCGCGATGCTCGCGGCGACGCGGCCCACCGCCGTCAACCTGCGCTGGGCGCTGGACCGCCTCGGCGCGACCCTGCGTCCCCTGCCGCCGGACATCCGCGCGGCCCAGGCCTTCGCGGAGGCCGGGCGGATCGCCGAGGAGGACGTGGCGAATTGCCGGGCGATCGGCCAGCACGGCTCGCGGCTGATCGCCGAGGCGGCGCGCGCCAGGGGCGGGCGGGTCACCGTGCTCACCCATTGCAACGCGGGCTGGCTCGCCACCGTCGATTGGGGCACGGCGCTCGCGCCGATCTACGCGGCCCACGATGCCGGGGTGCCGGTCCACGTCCTGGTGGACGAGACGCGGCCCCGCAATCAGGGGGCGGCGCTGACCGCCTTCGAGCTGCACGCGCACGGGGTGCCCCACACGGTGATCGCCGACAATGCCGGCGGGCACCTGATGCAGCACGGGCAGGTCGATCTCTGCATCGTCGGCTCCGACCGCACCACCGCGACGGGCGACGTCTGCAACAAGATCGGCACCTACCTCAAGGCTCTGGCGGCCCACGACAACCGGGTGCCCTTCTACGCCGCCCTGCCGGTCTCGACGATCGACTGGACGCTGCGGGACGGCGTGGCCGAGATCCCGATCGAGGAGCGGGACGCCCGCGAGGTGACCCACCTCACCGGCCGCACCGCGGACGGGGGCTTCGCGACGGTGCAGGTGGTGTCGCCCGGGAGCCCGGTGGCGAACCCGGCCTTCGACGTCACGCCGGCGCGCCTCGTCACCGGCCTGATCACCGAGCGCGGCGTCACCGAGGCCAGCGCCGAGGGCCTGCTGCGGCTCTATCCGGAGCGCCGGGCGGCGGCGTGA
- a CDS encoding peptide deformylase codes for MAILPLLRYPDACLRRAVPPAALPDPRVAAFAADLAETLDAHRAIGLTGPHVGASIRLTVIRLGPGAPLMTCVNPQVVHASPETARHREGSVAMPGVDEEVERPARVRVRYQDLDGTAREVEAEGFLAACLQHEIDQLDGVFWTERLSRLRRERLLKRFARAGRS; via the coding sequence GTGGCGATCCTGCCCCTGCTGCGCTACCCGGATGCCTGCCTGCGGCGGGCGGTGCCGCCGGCCGCCCTCCCCGACCCGCGCGTCGCCGCCTTCGCGGCGGACCTCGCCGAGACGCTCGACGCGCATCGCGCGATCGGCCTCACCGGGCCGCATGTCGGGGCTTCGATCCGGCTCACCGTGATCCGGCTCGGGCCGGGAGCCCCGCTCATGACCTGCGTCAACCCGCAGGTCGTCCACGCCTCCCCCGAGACGGCGCGCCACCGCGAGGGCAGCGTGGCGATGCCGGGCGTCGACGAGGAGGTCGAGCGCCCGGCCCGGGTGCGGGTGCGCTACCAGGACCTCGACGGCACCGCCCGCGAGGTCGAGGCCGAGGGCTTCCTCGCCGCCTGCCTGCAGCACGAGATCGACCAGCTCGACGGCGTGTTCTGGACCGAGCGCCTGTCGCGCCTGAGGCGCGAGCGGCTGCTCAAGCGCTTCGCCCGCGCGGGGCGCTCCTGA
- a CDS encoding SDR family oxidoreductase — protein sequence MTERVAVVTAGGSGMGAGAARRLAEEGFRLAILSSSGRGEALAAELGGVGVTGSNQSNDDLARLVDLAMARFGRIDVLVNSAGHGPRAPILDLSDEEWHRGMEVYFLNVVRPTRLVTPIMQRQGGGAIVNISTFAAFEPDPAFPTSGVFRAGLAAFAKLFADRYAPENIRMNNVLPGFIDSLPERPERRASIPLGRYGTVAEVAEVVALLATARGGYITGQNIRVDGGLTRAV from the coding sequence ATGACCGAGAGAGTCGCCGTGGTGACCGCCGGAGGCAGCGGGATGGGGGCGGGGGCCGCGCGGCGGCTCGCCGAGGAGGGGTTCCGCCTCGCGATCCTGTCCTCGTCCGGCCGCGGCGAGGCGCTGGCGGCGGAACTCGGCGGGGTCGGCGTGACCGGCTCCAACCAGTCCAACGACGACCTCGCGCGCCTCGTCGACCTCGCGATGGCGCGGTTCGGGCGGATCGACGTCCTGGTCAACAGCGCCGGGCACGGGCCGCGCGCCCCGATCCTCGACCTCTCCGACGAGGAGTGGCACCGCGGCATGGAGGTGTATTTCCTCAACGTGGTGCGCCCGACCCGCCTCGTCACGCCGATCATGCAGCGCCAGGGCGGCGGCGCGATCGTCAACATCTCGACCTTCGCGGCCTTCGAGCCCGATCCGGCCTTCCCGACCTCGGGCGTCTTCCGGGCCGGGCTCGCCGCCTTCGCCAAGCTGTTCGCGGACCGCTACGCCCCGGAGAACATCCGCATGAACAACGTCCTGCCGGGCTTCATCGACAGCCTGCCGGAGAGGCCGGAGCGGCGCGCCAGCATCCCGCTCGGCCGCTACGGCACCGTGGCGGAGGTGGCCGAGGTCGTCGCGCTCCTCGCCACCGCGCGGGGCGGCTACATCACCGGGCAGAACATCCGGGTCGACGGCGGGCTGACCCGCGCCGTGTGA
- the pyk gene encoding pyruvate kinase — protein sequence MRRHRHAKIVATVGPASAAPERLRALFLAGVDTFRLNFSHGSHDDHARVYAAIRALERDTGRPIGVLQDLQGPKIRLGTVAGGRLALEAGEAVRFVREGEAGGADAIPLPHPEIFAAVTPGQDLLIDDGRVRVRVTGVTDERLDAEVVTGGVVSDRKGVNLPGTVLALSPLTAKDRADLAFGLDLGVDWVALSFVQTPSDVIEARGLIGGRAGLMTKIEKPSALEHIEDIVRLSDAVMVARGDLGVELPPEDVPGRQKELVRACRHAVKPVIVATQMLDSMVSAPSPTRAEASDVATAVYDGADAVMLSAESAVGQYPVEAVAMMDRIIRRTEQHRLYRSLVAASEPEVEDSPPHAVAAAAAGLADAIDAKAIVAFTSSGTTAARIARKRPHVPILAVTPDAGVSRRLSLYWGAHSVLSDDVSSYEQMVARAAEMAGQEGFAQSPDLIVVVAGIPFGTPGTTNNLRVVELGRAGG from the coding sequence ATGCGACGCCACCGCCACGCCAAGATCGTCGCCACCGTCGGGCCGGCGAGCGCCGCCCCGGAGCGCCTGCGGGCGCTCTTCCTCGCCGGGGTCGACACGTTCCGGCTGAACTTCTCGCACGGGAGCCACGACGACCACGCCCGGGTCTACGCGGCGATCCGCGCCCTCGAGCGGGACACCGGGCGACCGATCGGCGTCCTGCAGGACCTGCAGGGGCCGAAGATCCGGCTCGGCACCGTCGCGGGCGGGCGCCTGGCCCTGGAGGCGGGCGAGGCCGTGCGCTTCGTGCGCGAGGGAGAGGCCGGCGGCGCGGACGCGATCCCGCTGCCGCATCCCGAGATCTTCGCCGCGGTGACGCCCGGCCAGGACCTGCTCATCGACGACGGGCGGGTGCGCGTGCGGGTGACGGGCGTGACGGACGAGCGCCTCGACGCCGAGGTGGTGACGGGGGGCGTCGTCTCCGACCGCAAGGGCGTGAACCTGCCGGGCACCGTGCTGGCGCTCTCGCCCCTGACCGCGAAGGACCGGGCCGACCTCGCCTTCGGGCTCGACCTCGGCGTGGACTGGGTCGCCCTCTCCTTCGTGCAGACGCCCTCCGACGTGATCGAGGCGCGCGGGCTGATCGGCGGCCGGGCCGGGCTGATGACCAAGATCGAGAAGCCCTCGGCGCTGGAGCACATCGAGGACATCGTGCGGCTCTCGGACGCCGTAATGGTGGCGCGCGGCGATCTCGGGGTGGAGCTGCCGCCCGAGGACGTGCCGGGCCGCCAGAAGGAGCTGGTGCGCGCCTGCCGCCACGCGGTGAAGCCGGTGATCGTGGCGACCCAGATGCTCGACTCGATGGTCTCGGCCCCGAGCCCGACCCGGGCGGAGGCGTCGGACGTGGCGACCGCGGTCTATGACGGCGCCGACGCGGTGATGCTCTCGGCCGAGTCGGCGGTCGGCCAGTACCCGGTCGAGGCGGTGGCGATGATGGACCGGATCATCCGCCGCACCGAGCAGCACCGGCTCTACCGCTCCCTCGTGGCGGCGAGCGAGCCGGAGGTGGAGGACAGCCCGCCCCACGCGGTGGCGGCGGCGGCCGCGGGGCTCGCCGACGCGATCGACGCCAAGGCGATCGTCGCCTTCACGTCGAGCGGCACGACGGCGGCGCGCATCGCCCGCAAGCGGCCGCACGTGCCGATCCTGGCGGTGACGCCCGATGCCGGCGTGTCGCGCCGCCTCAGCCTGTACTGGGGGGCGCACAGCGTCCTGTCGGACGACGTCTCCTCCTACGAGCAGATGGTGGCGCGGGCGGCCGAGATGGCGGGCCAGGAGGGTTTCGCCCAGAGCCCCGACCTGATCGTGGTGGTGGCCGGCATCCCGTTCGGCACGCCGGGCACCACCAACAACCTGCGGGTGGTGGAACTCGGCCGCGCCGGAGGGTGA
- a CDS encoding DNA-3-methyladenine glycosylase I, with the protein MATGLITHPDGQDRCWWPGTDPLYVAYHDTEWGVPEHDDRALFEKLILDGFQAGLSWITILRRRDAFRRAFAGFDPAAIARFGEAETEALMRDTGIVRNRAKIVGTVRSARAYLAIQERGPGFSAFLWDFVDGRPIQGTARDRAGIATETDVSRRMSKALRAEGFGFCGPTIVHAFMQAVGMVNDHLVGCCRHGPCAALPGPGGLGSRR; encoded by the coding sequence ATGGCGACCGGATTGATCACCCATCCCGACGGGCAGGACCGCTGCTGGTGGCCCGGCACCGACCCGCTCTACGTCGCCTACCACGACACCGAGTGGGGCGTGCCGGAACACGACGACCGGGCCCTGTTCGAGAAGCTGATCCTCGACGGGTTCCAGGCCGGCCTGTCCTGGATCACCATCCTGCGCCGCCGCGACGCCTTCCGGCGGGCCTTCGCGGGGTTCGATCCCGCCGCGATCGCGCGCTTCGGCGAGGCCGAGACCGAGGCCCTGATGCGGGACACCGGCATCGTCCGCAACCGCGCCAAGATCGTCGGCACCGTCCGCAGCGCCCGGGCCTACCTGGCGATCCAGGAGCGCGGCCCGGGCTTCTCCGCCTTCCTGTGGGATTTCGTGGACGGGCGCCCGATCCAGGGCACCGCCCGCGACCGCGCCGGCATCGCCACCGAGACCGACGTCTCGCGCCGGATGTCGAAGGCGCTCAGGGCGGAGGGGTTCGGCTTCTGCGGCCCGACCATCGTGCACGCCTTCATGCAGGCGGTCGGGATGGTGAACGACCACCTCGTCGGCTGCTGCCGGCACGGGCCCTGCGCCGCCCTGCCGGGTCCCGGCGGCCTCGGGTCGCGCCGGTGA
- a CDS encoding chloride channel protein, with protein sequence MRRVGSWPRVSGPLRRRIIDPGTRRALFLVGGLCVGAAAVLMAQLADAAQAALQAMLGVSPLLALAVTPLGFGLAALLARTIFPNSEGSGIPQVIAARHIADPARRAGLVSLRVAFGKIVVMTLGLLCGASTGREGPTVQVGAALMAAAGRRAPEHQRGLLLAGGAAGVAAAFNTPLAGIVFGIEELSRSFEARTSGLVLGTVIAAGLTSLALVGNYAYFGTTAASLPFGPAWLAVPLFGLLGGVCGGLFSRIVIAAARGLPGRPGALMRAHPIAFAMLCGLGVALCGLATGGHVHGTGYAEARALLHGEAAPAPWFGPAKFAATTLSSISGIPGGLFAPSLAVGAGLGAHLAPLLPAAPAGALVLIAMVAYLAGVLQAPITSFVIVSEMTEAHALVIPLMIAALLADATSKLICPEGLYHALAAPIIARLAPSRGPA encoded by the coding sequence ATGCGCAGGGTCGGATCGTGGCCGCGCGTCTCGGGCCCCCTGCGCCGCCGGATCATCGATCCCGGGACGCGCCGCGCCCTCTTCCTGGTCGGGGGCCTCTGCGTCGGAGCGGCGGCGGTGCTGATGGCGCAGCTCGCGGACGCCGCCCAGGCGGCGCTCCAGGCGATGCTCGGCGTCTCGCCCCTCCTCGCGCTGGCGGTGACGCCCCTCGGCTTCGGCCTCGCGGCGCTCCTCGCCCGCACCATCTTCCCGAATTCCGAGGGGAGCGGCATCCCGCAGGTGATCGCCGCGCGCCACATCGCCGATCCGGCCCGGCGCGCGGGCCTGGTCTCGCTGCGGGTCGCCTTCGGCAAGATCGTGGTGATGACGCTCGGCCTCCTCTGCGGCGCCTCGACGGGGCGCGAGGGGCCGACCGTGCAGGTGGGCGCCGCCCTGATGGCGGCGGCCGGCCGCCGGGCGCCGGAGCACCAGCGCGGCCTCCTGCTCGCGGGCGGGGCGGCCGGGGTGGCGGCGGCCTTCAACACGCCGCTCGCCGGCATCGTGTTCGGGATCGAGGAGCTCAGCCGCTCGTTCGAGGCCAGGACGAGCGGCCTCGTGCTCGGCACCGTGATCGCCGCGGGCCTGACTTCCCTCGCCCTCGTCGGCAACTACGCGTATTTCGGCACGACGGCGGCGAGCCTGCCCTTCGGGCCGGCCTGGCTCGCGGTGCCGCTGTTCGGCCTCCTCGGCGGGGTCTGCGGCGGGCTGTTCAGCCGCATCGTGATCGCGGCCGCCCGCGGGCTGCCGGGGCGGCCGGGGGCGCTGATGCGGGCGCATCCGATCGCCTTCGCGATGCTGTGCGGCCTCGGCGTCGCCCTGTGCGGGCTCGCCACCGGCGGCCACGTCCACGGCACCGGCTACGCGGAGGCGAGGGCGCTGCTGCACGGCGAGGCCGCGCCCGCGCCCTGGTTCGGCCCGGCGAAATTCGCCGCCACCACGCTCTCCTCGATCAGCGGCATTCCGGGCGGGCTGTTCGCGCCCTCGCTCGCGGTGGGGGCGGGGCTGGGCGCGCACCTCGCCCCGCTGCTCCCGGCGGCCCCGGCCGGCGCCCTGGTGCTGATCGCCATGGTGGCCTACCTCGCCGGCGTGCTGCAGGCGCCGATCACCTCCTTCGTGATCGTCTCCGAGATGACCGAGGCCCACGCCCTGGTGATCCCCCTGATGATCGCCGCCCTGCTCGCCGACGCGACCTCGAAGCTGATCTGCCCCGAGGGGCTCTACCACGCCCTCGCGGCGCCGATCATCGCGCGCCTCGCGCCCTCGCGCGGCCCCGCCTGA
- a CDS encoding LysE family translocator, which produces MDVSTLAAFAVAFTAFAASPGPDNIAIVARTVSHGARSGLAYGAGMVAGILTVLLLSALGLSALAARMESAMTVLRYAGAASLVLAGIRLWSAPAAAPGAGPAPGRRGVASAFAAGLALNLGNPKMPLFSLALLPNVVGTSLTLRETGLLAAIIVAVEIGVVGAYILSARRARALLREPRALRRANRAAGGLMIGAGPAAATAR; this is translated from the coding sequence ATGGATGTCTCGACGCTCGCGGCCTTCGCGGTCGCCTTCACGGCCTTCGCGGCGAGCCCCGGCCCCGACAACATCGCCATCGTGGCCCGCACCGTCTCGCACGGCGCACGATCGGGTCTCGCCTACGGGGCCGGCATGGTGGCCGGCATCCTGACGGTGCTGCTCCTCTCGGCCCTGGGCCTGTCCGCCCTCGCGGCGCGGATGGAATCGGCGATGACCGTGCTGCGCTACGCGGGCGCCGCCTCCCTCGTCCTGGCCGGGATCCGGCTGTGGTCGGCGCCCGCCGCGGCCCCGGGGGCGGGGCCGGCGCCCGGCCGGCGCGGCGTCGCCTCGGCCTTCGCGGCGGGGCTCGCCCTCAATCTCGGCAACCCGAAGATGCCGCTCTTCTCTCTGGCGCTGCTGCCCAACGTGGTCGGGACGTCGCTGACCCTGCGCGAGACCGGCCTGCTCGCCGCCATCATCGTCGCGGTCGAGATCGGGGTGGTCGGGGCCTACATCCTGTCGGCGCGGCGCGCCCGGGCGCTCCTGCGCGAGCCCAGGGCCCTCCGGCGGGCGAACCGCGCGGCGGGCGGCCTGATGATCGGGGCTGGCCCCGCCGCGGCAACGGCCCGCTGA
- a CDS encoding DUF5666 domain-containing protein, producing MADALSRRALLRLLSGGAALALPRPAGAAGDGIRDQGIGGTGTRPGDEEGDRGIGGTGVIGTIRAFGSIVVNDLRIAYAPDVPVAIDGRPATASDLRLDQVVQVVARAGEAGVSAARIDVVHEVVGPVSAVGRGRLTVLGQSVVTAGAAAARSWRLGERVAVSGLRRPDGRIAASRVDPAGDLPSRVAGPVRRDPGGTPRIGALPLPGLAPGLVGGRAVVEGRSAEAPFGPEVGRVSLEAYVAREGGRLRLGSGLAVAGSAPALPRGGGLAVIEAAAGPAGRLTARDLRLRPGSSEGGARPGGAGPTDRGGFGGPGRSGRPRRGRAGSASTAGCRGRPRESAAAGSRSIGGCREIRAAWAGRAGSGRPAEPDRAARRAASAAGAEAVPSPLGAETGRLPGRFGRGDHAAARRSG from the coding sequence TTGGCCGACGCGCTCAGCCGCCGCGCCCTCCTGCGCCTCCTCTCCGGCGGCGCCGCGCTCGCCCTTCCGCGCCCGGCTGGGGCGGCGGGCGACGGCATCCGCGATCAGGGCATCGGCGGCACCGGCACCCGGCCGGGCGACGAGGAGGGGGACCGCGGCATCGGCGGCACCGGCGTCATCGGCACGATCCGGGCCTTCGGCAGCATCGTGGTCAACGATCTGCGCATCGCCTACGCGCCGGACGTGCCGGTCGCCATCGACGGGCGGCCCGCGACCGCGTCCGACCTCCGGCTCGACCAGGTGGTGCAGGTGGTGGCGCGCGCGGGCGAGGCGGGAGTCTCCGCGGCGCGGATCGACGTGGTCCACGAGGTGGTGGGCCCGGTGAGCGCGGTCGGGCGGGGCCGGCTCACCGTGCTCGGCCAGAGCGTGGTCACGGCCGGGGCGGCGGCGGCGCGCTCCTGGCGCCTCGGCGAGCGCGTGGCGGTGAGCGGGCTGCGGCGGCCGGACGGGCGCATCGCGGCGAGCCGCGTCGATCCGGCCGGGGACCTGCCGAGCCGCGTCGCCGGGCCGGTGCGCCGGGACCCCGGCGGCACGCCGCGGATCGGCGCCCTGCCACTGCCGGGGCTGGCGCCCGGCCTCGTCGGGGGCCGCGCCGTGGTGGAGGGCCGCTCGGCCGAGGCGCCGTTCGGGCCGGAGGTCGGGCGAGTCTCGCTCGAGGCCTACGTGGCGCGGGAGGGCGGGCGCCTGCGCCTCGGCTCGGGGCTCGCGGTCGCCGGGAGCGCGCCGGCGCTGCCGCGCGGCGGCGGGCTCGCGGTGATCGAGGCGGCGGCGGGGCCTGCGGGGCGCCTGACCGCGCGGGATTTGCGCCTGCGCCCGGGATCGTCCGAGGGCGGGGCGCGGCCGGGCGGGGCCGGTCCGACCGATCGGGGCGGCTTCGGCGGGCCGGGCCGGAGCGGCCGGCCGCGCCGGGGCCGGGCGGGTTCGGCCTCGACCGCCGGATGCCGGGGGCGCCCGCGGGAATCGGCCGCGGCGGGCTCTCGCTCGATCGGCGGCTGCCGGGAGATCCGGGCGGCTTGGGCGGGCCGGGCGGGTTCGGGGCGCCCGGCGGAGCCGGACCGGGCGGCGCGCCGGGCGGCTTCGGCGGCCGGCGCTGAGGCGGTCCCGTCACCGCTCGGCGCGGAGACGGGGAGGCTTCCGGGCCGGTTCGGCCGGGGAGATCACGCCGCCGCCCGGCGCTCCGGATAG